A section of the Virgibacillus sp. NKC19-3 genome encodes:
- a CDS encoding N-acetylmannosamine-6-phosphate 2-epimerase, with the protein MLEKIKNGLIVSCQALPEEPLHSSFIMSKMALAAKQGGAQGIRANSKEDIIAIKKEVDLPIIGIVKRDYPDSEVFITATYKEVDELIESGCNMIAMDATSRPRPQNIHLNDLVHYAKEKKPSIELMADIATTEDAIQAEKAGFDCISTTLHGYTKETKGQKLYNNNFQFLQDVLKKVNIPIIAEGNVITPDMYHQCMELGAYASVVGGAITRPQEITKRFVQQKI; encoded by the coding sequence ATGTTAGAAAAAATCAAAAATGGCTTAATCGTATCCTGTCAGGCTTTACCGGAAGAACCGCTCCACAGCTCTTTTATTATGTCGAAAATGGCGCTGGCAGCAAAACAGGGTGGTGCACAAGGAATACGAGCCAATTCAAAGGAAGATATTATCGCAATCAAAAAAGAGGTAGACTTGCCTATCATTGGCATTGTAAAAAGGGACTATCCTGACAGCGAAGTGTTTATCACTGCCACATACAAAGAGGTAGATGAACTTATAGAAAGCGGATGTAATATGATCGCTATGGACGCCACATCCCGTCCACGCCCTCAGAACATTCACTTAAATGATCTGGTACATTATGCAAAAGAAAAGAAACCTTCCATTGAATTAATGGCTGACATCGCAACGACAGAAGACGCCATACAAGCTGAAAAAGCAGGGTTTGATTGTATTTCCACAACATTACATGGCTATACGAAAGAAACGAAGGGACAAAAACTGTATAATAACAACTTTCAATTTCTGCAGGATGTATTAAAAAAGGTAAACATTCCAATCATAGCAGAGGGTAATGTGATTACTCCTGACATGTATCATCAGTGTATGGAACTCGGAGCTTACGCAAGTGTCGTCGGCGGAGCCATCACCCGCCCACAGGAAATCACCAAGCGCTTTGTGCAACAAAAAATATAA
- a CDS encoding ROK family protein: MAEFLAIDIGGTYIKYAVINSLHQLKHYSKIPTKENEDNAILKQTEEITAEALRTNPDINGIGISTAGIVDREKGEIIYAGPTIKNYIGTKFKEKLTSQFHLPVHVENDVNAALLGEIWVGAAQNQNDVFCITLGTGIGGAYFHDRLIDGFFKKANSVGYLLYEKDSETNYEDRASTAALNKMIYQRFDKELSTKDVFELAKSGDNACMELLEIWSDEVAKGLAQIILLIDPKCIIIGGGISRQGSFLVNAIERHLNSYLPNNFLKAEIKVARLYNDAALYGAVYPFFKK; the protein is encoded by the coding sequence ATGGCAGAATTTCTAGCCATTGACATTGGCGGAACTTATATTAAATACGCTGTCATTAACAGTCTGCATCAGCTTAAGCACTATAGTAAAATTCCGACCAAAGAAAATGAAGATAACGCTATTCTAAAGCAAACAGAAGAGATTACTGCTGAAGCTCTCCGCACCAACCCTGATATAAATGGTATTGGTATTAGTACAGCAGGTATTGTAGACAGAGAAAAAGGAGAAATTATTTACGCCGGGCCAACGATAAAAAACTATATAGGGACAAAGTTTAAAGAAAAACTAACCAGTCAATTCCATTTACCCGTTCATGTCGAAAACGATGTCAATGCAGCATTATTAGGGGAAATTTGGGTAGGCGCTGCCCAGAATCAAAACGATGTCTTTTGTATAACATTGGGAACAGGTATTGGAGGTGCCTATTTTCATGATCGGCTGATAGATGGCTTTTTCAAAAAGGCTAATTCCGTTGGTTATTTACTATACGAGAAAGACAGCGAAACCAATTATGAAGACAGAGCCTCCACCGCAGCTCTCAATAAAATGATATATCAAAGATTTGATAAAGAGCTATCCACCAAAGATGTATTTGAGCTGGCAAAATCCGGTGATAATGCATGCATGGAGCTGCTTGAAATCTGGTCGGATGAGGTTGCCAAAGGACTAGCGCAAATCATTCTCTTAATCGACCCAAAATGTATCATCATCGGCGGAGGCATTTCCAGACAAGGGTCATTTTTAGTAAATGCAATTGAAAGACACTTAAATAGCTACCTGCCGAATAACTTTTTGAAAGCAGAGATTAAAGTGGCACGATTATACAACGATGCAGCCCTGTATGGTGCTGTTTACCCTTTTTTCAAAAAATGA
- a CDS encoding FadR/GntR family transcriptional regulator — protein sequence MEPITSSERKSLKKTVIQEIKTYIIDNGLKAGDKLPTERKFTEMFGVSRSVVREALSYMENTDVIRVRQGQGAFLNESNIDTLLNSFFFLWQINGGSVRDIQSLRVIFECSAIDDIIRDHKQIDLDQLKKTVEDGKQAETEEEYKQADISFHKQLLHTTNNKLFIQMTHMITTYFFDIIHIQLSPEEYQRANNEHDHIVKAISNRQAEQAKKLLTDHIKKTRDY from the coding sequence ATGGAACCCATTACAAGCTCAGAAAGAAAATCATTAAAAAAAACAGTTATCCAGGAAATCAAAACGTACATCATTGATAACGGCCTGAAAGCTGGTGACAAATTACCGACCGAACGAAAATTTACGGAAATGTTTGGTGTCAGCAGATCAGTTGTACGCGAAGCATTAAGCTATATGGAAAACACAGATGTTATCCGCGTGCGGCAGGGGCAAGGTGCCTTTTTAAATGAATCCAATATTGATACCTTACTAAACAGTTTTTTCTTTTTATGGCAAATCAACGGCGGCAGTGTCCGCGATATTCAAAGTTTAAGGGTCATATTTGAATGCAGTGCGATCGATGATATTATTCGTGACCATAAGCAAATTGACCTTGACCAGCTGAAAAAGACAGTCGAAGACGGTAAACAGGCTGAAACCGAAGAGGAATATAAACAAGCCGATATCTCATTCCATAAACAGTTGCTGCACACAACGAATAACAAGCTGTTTATTCAGATGACCCATATGATTACAACTTACTTCTTTGATATTATTCATATTCAGTTGTCTCCGGAAGAATATCAAAGAGCTAACAATGAACATGATCATATCGTTAAGGCGATCAGTAACAGACAGGCAGAACAAGCCAAGAAATTGCTGACAGATCATATCAAAAAAACAAGGGATTATTAG
- a CDS encoding FadR/GntR family transcriptional regulator codes for MDIRKFVFCHTYTAKDKARTNADKTDLYFFICQAEVVLMAMEKTSLVDVATERIKQYIQENNLKPNDKFLTEKELTDQLQVSRTVVREALITLQSVGILTIKTGGGIYIDNPNLNSIKTILKHHYDTYGVKIKELIETRKIIELGTLRLIIEKEENIDLTYLKQINKDYYNAIINNGDIKMYDQAFHRQLMKETANNTFYTFGEIIKEYFSLVKIDLIRQEDELLQSYQEHAAMLDAIENNDLTAAQQIMAVHFEPIFTFIEQMEETI; via the coding sequence ATGGACATTAGAAAATTTGTCTTTTGCCATACCTATACAGCAAAAGACAAAGCCCGAACAAATGCAGATAAGACAGATTTATACTTTTTTATCTGCCAAGCAGAGGTGGTTCTTATGGCGATGGAGAAAACATCACTCGTGGATGTTGCAACGGAACGGATCAAGCAGTATATTCAAGAGAATAACTTAAAGCCAAATGATAAGTTCTTAACGGAGAAAGAACTTACAGACCAATTACAAGTCAGCAGAACTGTTGTCAGAGAAGCTTTAATCACTTTACAGTCGGTCGGTATACTAACAATTAAGACAGGTGGAGGCATCTATATTGACAATCCAAACCTGAATTCGATTAAAACCATTTTAAAGCACCATTACGATACCTATGGTGTAAAAATAAAAGAATTAATTGAAACACGTAAAATCATTGAACTTGGTACGTTGAGGTTAATCATTGAAAAAGAAGAGAACATTGATCTCACGTATCTCAAACAAATTAATAAAGACTACTATAACGCTATTATCAACAATGGCGATATTAAAATGTATGACCAGGCTTTTCATCGACAATTGATGAAAGAAACAGCCAATAACACCTTTTATACATTCGGTGAAATTATTAAAGAATACTTTTCATTGGTTAAGATTGACTTGATCCGGCAAGAAGATGAATTACTGCAATCCTATCAGGAGCATGCAGCAATGCTGGACGCGATTGAAAATAATGACTTAACCGCAGCACAACAGATTATGGCAGTCCATTTTGAACCAATTTTTACGTTTATCGAACAGATGGAGGAAACAATTTAA
- a CDS encoding N-acetylneuraminate lyase, translated as MKGLFSALLVPFDESGDIKEQGLREVVRQNIDEQKVDGLYVNGSSGENFMMSTAQKKDVFRIVNEENNGAVKLIAQVGSINLDESIELGQYATQLGYDSLSAVTPFYYPFSFEEIKSYYETIIDKTDNNMIIYAIPALTGVSMNMEQFDTLLQHEKVIGVKYTDGDLFKLERLRKRFPDKLIYFGIDEMLVHGLVAGADGVIGSTYNINGSNARKIMNLHEQGKVDEAYNVQHETNDLIEQLIDLGIYQSLKEVLNTKGIDAGTCKKPMRAFNPDKKEIVKQLVGKYNL; from the coding sequence ATGAAGGGATTATTTTCAGCGTTACTTGTACCTTTTGATGAAAGCGGAGACATTAAAGAACAGGGATTACGAGAAGTAGTTAGGCAAAACATTGATGAGCAAAAAGTAGACGGTTTATATGTAAATGGCAGCTCTGGTGAAAATTTTATGATGAGCACAGCACAAAAAAAAGATGTCTTTCGAATTGTAAATGAAGAAAATAATGGGGCAGTGAAGTTAATAGCTCAAGTTGGTTCGATTAATCTAGATGAATCGATTGAGCTTGGACAATATGCAACACAGCTCGGATATGACAGTTTATCTGCTGTGACACCATTTTATTATCCATTTTCATTTGAAGAGATAAAATCGTACTATGAGACAATTATCGATAAGACGGATAATAATATGATTATTTATGCGATTCCGGCATTGACTGGTGTGTCAATGAATATGGAACAATTTGATACACTCTTACAACATGAAAAAGTTATCGGTGTTAAATACACAGATGGGGATCTTTTTAAATTGGAACGTCTTCGTAAGCGATTCCCAGATAAACTCATATATTTCGGTATTGACGAGATGCTTGTTCACGGGCTTGTTGCCGGAGCAGACGGTGTAATCGGCAGCACATACAATATTAATGGGAGCAATGCACGAAAAATCATGAATTTACATGAACAGGGCAAGGTTGATGAAGCGTATAATGTCCAGCATGAAACCAACGACTTGATTGAACAACTTATTGATTTAGGGATATATCAATCATTGAAGGAAGTATTGAATACAAAAGGAATTGATGCTGGCACATGTAAAAAGCCGATGCGTGCGTTTAATCCAGATAAAAAGGAAATCGTTAAACAGCTAGTTGGAAAATATAATCTATAG
- a CDS encoding sodium:solute symporter, which translates to MDIGFGAGNWAVLIIYLLATLGIGVYFTKSAGKDTKSFFTARGKIPSWVAGFSIYATTLSAITFMSTPEQAFLTDWSYSFGNLTIFLIVPILIYFYIPFFRKLNVTTAYEYLEKRFGVSIRSISSLLFVLFHIGRIAIVIYLPTLAITSVSSINPMLVASVVGVLCIVYTFLGGMEGVIWSDFIQGIIILGGGVAIILVGASYIDGGLATVISDGISDDKFISSANFSFTTGAAAIPIIFLGNIFNNLHQYTASQDVVQRYSTTKSLKDTNTSLWTNGILALITIPIFFGMGTVLYSFYTNVEILPEGFNSSALVPYFILSEFPVGVAGALIAAIFAACQSTISSSLNSLSACVTTDFKQRFFGTKNERHDVWFARIIIIIAGTIGMFASLYLISTNRDETWNLFLDITGLFGVPIAAIFALGIFTKRANVPGILIGLVFSAVLAMFIQQTDFTPFAVSSISFVVSFIVGYLASLLFPNYRKDTTGLTIYTKDEAYVQPGE; encoded by the coding sequence ATGGATATTGGTTTTGGAGCCGGAAATTGGGCAGTACTCATTATTTATTTATTAGCAACTTTGGGTATTGGTGTATATTTTACAAAGAGTGCCGGAAAAGATACAAAATCTTTTTTTACCGCAAGAGGGAAAATCCCTTCATGGGTTGCGGGTTTCAGTATTTATGCGACAACTCTAAGTGCGATTACGTTTATGTCAACACCTGAGCAGGCTTTTTTGACAGATTGGTCCTACTCCTTCGGTAATTTGACGATATTCTTAATTGTACCCATCTTGATTTATTTTTATATTCCGTTCTTTCGGAAGTTGAATGTTACGACAGCGTATGAATATCTGGAAAAGCGTTTTGGGGTTTCTATTCGTTCAATAAGCAGTCTTTTATTCGTTTTGTTTCATATAGGCCGTATAGCAATCGTCATTTATTTGCCGACTTTAGCCATCACTTCAGTATCATCCATTAATCCAATGCTCGTTGCTTCGGTAGTAGGCGTTTTATGTATTGTTTATACATTTCTGGGAGGCATGGAAGGTGTCATTTGGAGCGACTTTATCCAGGGAATTATTATTCTTGGCGGTGGTGTAGCTATCATCTTAGTTGGTGCTAGTTATATAGATGGTGGACTTGCTACGGTAATCAGTGATGGGATTTCTGATGATAAATTTATATCTTCTGCTAACTTTAGCTTTACAACCGGTGCGGCGGCTATTCCGATTATTTTTCTGGGGAATATATTTAATAACTTGCACCAATACACAGCTAGTCAGGATGTAGTGCAGCGTTATTCCACAACTAAATCGTTAAAGGATACGAATACATCACTTTGGACCAATGGAATTTTAGCACTAATTACTATTCCAATTTTCTTTGGGATGGGCACAGTTCTTTATAGCTTTTATACTAATGTGGAAATTCTACCAGAGGGTTTTAATTCATCTGCGTTAGTGCCGTATTTTATACTCTCAGAGTTTCCGGTTGGTGTAGCAGGTGCCTTGATTGCAGCAATTTTTGCAGCGTGTCAATCCACGATTTCGTCAAGTTTAAATAGTCTATCAGCCTGTGTCACTACTGATTTTAAACAACGGTTTTTTGGTACGAAAAATGAGCGTCATGATGTTTGGTTTGCGAGAATTATCATTATAATCGCGGGTACAATAGGCATGTTTGCTTCACTTTATTTAATTTCAACGAACCGTGATGAGACGTGGAACTTGTTCTTAGATATCACCGGGTTATTCGGAGTTCCAATTGCAGCGATTTTTGCATTGGGAATTTTTACGAAACGTGCTAATGTACCTGGTATCTTAATTGGTTTGGTGTTCAGTGCAGTATTAGCCATGTTCATTCAGCAAACTGATTTCACACCATTTGCTGTCAGTTCAATTTCGTTTGTTGTTTCATTTATTGTTGGTTATCTGGCAAGTTTATTGTTTCCGAACTACAGAAAAGATACAACCGGTTTAACAATTTATACAAAAGATGAAGCATATGTTCAACCAGGAGAATAA
- a CDS encoding PTS sugar transporter subunit IIA: MILKERADDDYLRILQILSRKLMDDSFREQLLNTGTRAEAINYLVQFNKELDGASLGACFYP, encoded by the coding sequence GTGATACTAAAAGAAAGAGCGGACGATGATTATCTGAGAATCCTGCAAATCCTGTCACGTAAGTTGATGGATGACTCATTTCGGGAGCAATTGCTAAACACTGGAACAAGAGCGGAAGCAATAAATTACTTGGTACAATTCAATAAGGAACTAGATGGAGCCAGTTTAGGAGCCTGTTTCTATCCATGA
- the manA gene encoding mannose-6-phosphate isomerase, class I, which produces MYNEPIFLQPIFQEKIWGGNKLKTVYHYDIPSERTGEAWVISAHPNGSSVIENGPLKGKTLAEAWDAHGELFNKSVDREEAYPLLVKILDANDDLSVQVHPDDAFARDVEGVPYGKSECWYVLDAEPGSELILGHHAETKQHMEKLMSDGEWDQLLRRVKVQPGDFIYVPSGTIHAIGGGIVILETQQSSDTTYRVYDYDRTDRDGNKRELHLEKAVAVTSVPHQNPQLNQEETVSGDLTKTKLVENDYFGVSKWVLTGYVEQTMTTDFLQVSVIQGNAILTVDGKRFEMEKGTNFIMPHGIGKYELSGEAAFVVSWV; this is translated from the coding sequence ATGTATAACGAACCAATTTTTTTACAGCCCATTTTTCAAGAAAAGATCTGGGGAGGCAATAAATTAAAAACAGTTTATCATTATGACATTCCATCAGAGCGAACGGGGGAGGCCTGGGTGATTTCGGCGCATCCAAACGGATCAAGCGTGATTGAAAATGGCCCATTAAAGGGGAAAACATTAGCGGAAGCCTGGGACGCTCATGGTGAACTTTTCAATAAATCAGTAGATAGGGAGGAAGCATATCCGCTACTCGTCAAAATATTGGATGCGAATGATGATCTGTCGGTACAGGTACATCCAGATGATGCCTTTGCTCGTGATGTAGAGGGCGTTCCATATGGGAAAAGTGAATGCTGGTATGTACTGGACGCAGAGCCTGGTTCGGAACTCATTCTGGGACATCACGCTGAAACGAAGCAACATATGGAGAAGCTGATGTCTGATGGGGAATGGGACCAGCTTTTGAGGCGTGTGAAGGTGCAACCTGGTGATTTTATTTATGTGCCAAGTGGCACTATTCATGCCATTGGTGGCGGTATTGTCATCCTGGAAACACAACAGAGCTCCGATACGACCTACCGTGTTTATGACTACGATCGGACGGATAGAGATGGTAATAAACGGGAGTTACACCTTGAAAAGGCTGTAGCGGTGACATCCGTTCCGCATCAGAATCCCCAGTTGAATCAGGAAGAAACAGTTTCTGGCGATTTGACGAAAACGAAACTCGTGGAAAACGACTATTTTGGTGTGAGTAAATGGGTGCTGACGGGATACGTAGAACAGACAATGACAACTGATTTTTTGCAAGTTAGTGTGATTCAAGGAAATGCTATCCTTACCGTAGACGGAAAACGGTTTGAAATGGAGAAAGGTACGAATTTTATCATGCCCCATGGAATTGGTAAATACGAGCTTTCAGGCGAGGCGGCGTTTGTGGTGTCGTGGGTTTAA